One genomic region from Nocardia vinacea encodes:
- a CDS encoding bifunctional 4-hydroxy-2-oxoglutarate aldolase/2-dehydro-3-deoxy-phosphogluconate aldolase, producing the protein MTDHGLILDPPVIAILRAPTAARFAEVAAVLHESGITAVEFTLNSPGALEALRDCAGSVHPVGAGTVLTAVDAARAVDAGAAYLITPTVCREVITEGLRMGVPVICGAFTPTEIYSAWQAGATMVKIFPASVGGPGYLKAIQGPLNEIPLVPTGGIGLADARAYLDAGAKALGMGSPLVGDACIGGDLDALRERVSAVRKALL; encoded by the coding sequence ATGACTGACCATGGCCTGATCCTGGATCCGCCGGTAATCGCAATCCTGCGCGCCCCGACGGCCGCTCGGTTCGCCGAGGTGGCCGCCGTACTGCACGAGTCGGGTATCACCGCGGTGGAGTTCACCCTCAACTCGCCGGGTGCACTGGAGGCATTGCGCGACTGCGCCGGATCGGTCCACCCGGTCGGTGCGGGCACGGTGCTCACCGCGGTCGATGCCGCACGAGCCGTGGATGCCGGTGCGGCATATCTGATCACCCCGACGGTGTGCCGCGAGGTGATCACGGAGGGCCTCCGCATGGGTGTCCCGGTGATCTGCGGCGCGTTCACACCCACCGAGATCTACAGTGCGTGGCAGGCGGGCGCGACCATGGTCAAGATCTTTCCGGCCTCGGTCGGCGGTCCCGGCTATCTGAAGGCGATTCAGGGTCCGCTGAACGAGATCCCACTGGTGCCGACGGGCGGCATCGGGCTCGCAGATGCCAGAGCATATTTGGATGCGGGTGCCAAGGCGCTCGGCATGGGTTCGCCGCTTGTCGGTGATGCGTGCATCGGCGGTGATCTGGACGCGCTGCGGGAACGCGTATCTGCGGTGCGGAAGGCACTGCTGTGA
- a CDS encoding sugar kinase: protein MTGGLVTLGEALGVVAATEPGPLAPGAAMRMDFAGAEATVAIGVRRLGHESAWVGSVGADAVGTMVLDRLRAERVDISRCRIDPELPSGLMVRERRTADHMRVIYYRKGFAGSRLSAADIDTAQIAAARVLHLTGITPALSSSARDAVHTALDAAIDAGAIVSLDINYRRALWSEPDAAVELSKLVSRADIVFAGADEAAILVPAATPAAMAESLAALGPSQVVIKLGSEGALALHNGQLIRQPAVGIRSVDPVGAGDAFVAGYLAGVLDDGSVRHSLQLATTCGAFAVSVAGDWAGLPFRHELGLLTGADINR from the coding sequence ATGACCGGTGGATTGGTCACCCTGGGCGAAGCGCTCGGTGTTGTCGCCGCCACCGAGCCCGGTCCGCTGGCTCCCGGTGCGGCAATGCGCATGGATTTCGCGGGTGCGGAAGCGACGGTCGCCATCGGCGTCCGCAGACTGGGGCACGAGAGTGCGTGGGTGGGCAGCGTCGGTGCCGATGCCGTCGGCACGATGGTGCTCGATCGGCTCCGCGCCGAACGGGTCGATATTTCGCGGTGCCGAATCGATCCGGAACTGCCGAGCGGGCTGATGGTGCGCGAGCGACGAACTGCCGACCACATGCGAGTTATCTACTACCGTAAGGGTTTCGCAGGATCTCGACTGTCGGCCGCCGACATCGATACCGCTCAGATCGCCGCCGCACGGGTGCTGCATCTCACCGGCATCACCCCGGCACTGAGTTCATCCGCCCGCGACGCCGTTCATACCGCACTCGACGCCGCCATCGATGCCGGGGCGATCGTCTCACTCGATATCAACTATCGCCGCGCACTGTGGTCGGAACCCGATGCGGCCGTGGAGCTTTCGAAACTGGTGTCGCGCGCCGACATTGTCTTCGCCGGTGCGGATGAAGCCGCCATCCTGGTACCTGCTGCGACCCCTGCCGCGATGGCGGAATCCCTGGCCGCACTAGGACCTTCGCAAGTCGTGATCAAACTCGGATCCGAAGGCGCACTCGCACTGCACAACGGTCAGCTGATCCGACAGCCCGCAGTGGGTATCCGCAGCGTAGACCCGGTCGGAGCGGGTGATGCGTTCGTCGCGGGCTACCTCGCCGGTGTGCTCGACGACGGGTCCGTGAGACACAGCCTGCAATTGGCCACCACCTGCGGCGCATTCGCCGTATCCGTCGCCGGTGATTGGGCTGGTCTGCCGTTCCGGCACGAACTCGGCCTGCTCACCGGCGCCGACATCAACCGATGA
- a CDS encoding LysR family transcriptional regulator ArgP, producing MDLQLDQLRALNAAVTEGTFDAAARSLRVTPSAISQRIKALEDAAGRILLQRTKPVRPTESGLAVLRLARQIELLAGDAARELGDVDRPPGRPIRVPIAVNADSLETWVMPALRQAPAGVCFEIHREDEEHTTRLLRDGTVMAAITATSSAVQGCRVKRLGAMRYRPMANPRFARTWFADGPSAEAYSIAPVVLFDRKDDLQDRHLRRRCGQPVDPPRHYVPSSAGFAEAIRIGLGWGMLPDLQTRGGRDLVPIDGDSYIDVPLYWQQWKVDSPALSGVAGAIAAAAAEALSDGPRR from the coding sequence ATGGACCTGCAGCTCGATCAGCTCCGCGCGCTCAACGCGGCGGTCACCGAGGGCACCTTCGATGCGGCCGCCCGCAGTCTGCGCGTGACGCCGTCGGCGATCAGTCAACGCATCAAGGCGCTCGAGGATGCGGCCGGTCGCATCCTGCTACAACGCACAAAACCGGTGCGGCCCACCGAATCCGGGCTCGCGGTGCTGCGTTTGGCGCGACAGATCGAGTTGCTCGCCGGGGATGCCGCACGCGAACTCGGTGATGTCGATCGGCCCCCGGGTCGGCCGATCCGGGTACCGATCGCGGTCAATGCCGACTCGCTGGAAACGTGGGTGATGCCCGCGTTGCGGCAGGCGCCCGCCGGTGTGTGTTTCGAGATACATCGCGAGGATGAGGAACATACGACTCGATTGCTGCGCGACGGGACGGTGATGGCGGCCATCACAGCCACCTCGTCGGCAGTGCAGGGGTGTCGGGTAAAGCGGCTGGGTGCCATGCGTTATCGGCCCATGGCGAATCCGCGGTTCGCGCGGACCTGGTTCGCGGATGGGCCGAGCGCCGAGGCGTATTCCATTGCACCCGTTGTACTTTTCGATCGCAAGGATGATCTGCAGGATCGGCATCTACGGCGGCGATGTGGGCAGCCGGTGGATCCGCCGCGGCATTATGTGCCGTCGTCGGCCGGATTCGCGGAGGCGATTCGGATCGGGCTGGGGTGGGGAATGCTGCCGGATCTGCAGACTCGGGGTGGTCGGGACCTCGTGCCCATCGATGGGGATTCGTATATCGATGTGCCGCTCTATTGGCAGCAGTGGAAGGTCGATTCGCCTGCGCTCAGTGGCGTCGCGGGTGCCATTGCGGCTGCCGCGGCTGAGGCGCTGTCAGATGGTCCACGTCGGTGA
- a CDS encoding DUF2510 domain-containing protein yields the protein MGAISLLHILILLVIVAVPVVIVLIVKSGSRGGSQASAMAPGWYPDHANPALVRWFDGYQWTNYTQPRQ from the coding sequence ATGGGTGCTATCAGTTTGTTGCACATCTTGATTCTGCTTGTGATCGTGGCGGTGCCAGTGGTCATCGTGTTGATCGTGAAGTCCGGTTCGAGGGGTGGATCGCAGGCGTCTGCGATGGCTCCGGGGTGGTATCCGGACCATGCGAATCCGGCGCTGGTGCGGTGGTTCGACGGGTATCAGTGGACGAATTACACGCAGCCGCGGCAATGA
- a CDS encoding SMP-30/gluconolactonase/LRE family protein codes for MIELKADRCSPRPGRLCEGPVWDDRTDEVLWVDIPAGRIHRATLRDGDLVQRSTVALGKRVSAVVPCASGGLIATAVDTFLHIADGAMTEVAALSLPDDGVRRRMNDAKADPWGRLFAGTMSEDEIQGTAALYRLDPDGELSIVRRQVTISNGLGWSPDGATVYYADSPTRRVDAFDYDSAIGTFSGGRIFAEFPDGLPDGLTVDARGFVWVAVWGAGQVRAFDPSGRPHAVIDVGPAQVSSCAFAGPDLDVLVITTAAEGSADPDAGRLFTCRPGVTGLPTNTYSDARLVSNP; via the coding sequence ATGATCGAACTGAAAGCCGACCGGTGCTCGCCGAGGCCGGGCAGGTTGTGCGAGGGACCGGTCTGGGATGACCGCACCGATGAGGTGCTGTGGGTGGACATTCCGGCGGGCCGTATCCACCGCGCGACGCTGCGCGACGGTGACCTCGTCCAGCGGTCCACCGTGGCGCTGGGGAAGCGAGTCAGCGCGGTGGTGCCGTGCGCATCGGGCGGGCTGATCGCGACTGCCGTCGACACCTTCCTGCATATCGCTGACGGCGCAATGACCGAGGTCGCGGCGCTGTCGCTGCCCGATGACGGGGTTCGGCGGCGCATGAACGATGCCAAGGCCGACCCGTGGGGGAGACTGTTCGCCGGGACCATGTCGGAAGACGAAATCCAGGGCACCGCAGCGCTTTATCGACTCGATCCCGATGGCGAGCTGAGCATCGTGCGGCGGCAGGTGACGATCTCCAACGGACTCGGCTGGAGCCCGGACGGTGCCACCGTGTATTACGCGGACAGCCCGACCCGCCGAGTCGACGCCTTCGATTATGACTCGGCCATAGGCACTTTCAGCGGCGGACGCATCTTTGCGGAATTCCCGGACGGTCTGCCCGATGGATTGACCGTGGACGCACGGGGTTTCGTCTGGGTCGCGGTGTGGGGTGCCGGGCAGGTTCGCGCATTCGATCCCTCGGGTCGGCCGCATGCGGTGATCGATGTCGGTCCTGCGCAGGTCTCCAGTTGTGCCTTTGCTGGACCGGACCTGGATGTCCTCGTAATCACCACGGCCGCTGAAGGTTCCGCCGATCCGGATGCCGGGCGGCTGTTCACCTGTAGGCCGGGCGTGACCGGTCTTCCGACGAATACCTACTCCGACGCGAGGTTGGTGAGCAACCCATGA
- a CDS encoding SDR family oxidoreductase, with translation MSRLADRVAVVTGGASGIGAATAHRLAADGAAVVIADIAEASGREVASKIRAAGHRAEFVRCDVSSEDSWIELRNSVNELFGPLDFLCSNASRQATIPAHELTRQAWDDGLAVNLTPLFLGLHTFIDDLRNRSGNVVAVSSVHAQFGLSGYPVYAAAKGGLTALVRQLAVEYGRSRVRVNAVLPGPILTPVWDDVDEAGRRLSAQATALDRMGAPEEVAAAVAFLASDDASFITGANLVVDGGWSVRKESR, from the coding sequence ATGAGTCGTCTGGCAGACCGGGTCGCGGTCGTCACCGGGGGTGCATCCGGCATCGGTGCGGCAACCGCACATCGGCTCGCCGCCGATGGCGCCGCGGTCGTCATCGCCGATATCGCCGAGGCGAGTGGGCGCGAGGTCGCCTCCAAGATTCGTGCGGCCGGTCATCGAGCCGAATTCGTCCGCTGCGATGTGTCGTCCGAGGACTCCTGGATCGAGCTGCGGAACAGTGTGAACGAGTTGTTCGGACCGCTGGACTTCCTGTGCAGCAACGCATCCCGGCAGGCCACCATCCCGGCACACGAATTGACGAGGCAGGCATGGGATGACGGCCTCGCGGTCAACCTGACTCCGCTGTTCCTCGGCCTGCACACCTTCATCGACGATCTACGCAACCGCAGCGGCAATGTGGTCGCGGTGTCCAGTGTGCACGCCCAATTCGGGCTATCCGGATATCCGGTTTATGCCGCCGCCAAGGGCGGGTTGACCGCATTGGTCCGGCAACTAGCCGTGGAGTACGGGCGCTCTCGCGTGCGGGTCAATGCCGTACTGCCGGGCCCGATTCTCACCCCGGTATGGGACGACGTCGACGAGGCAGGTCGGCGGCTATCCGCCCAGGCCACCGCCCTGGACCGGATGGGTGCGCCCGAGGAGGTCGCCGCCGCGGTCGCCTTCCTCGCCTCCGACGACGCGTCCTTCATCACCGGTGCCAACCTGGTCGTCGACGGCGGCTGGAGCGTGCGAAAGGAGTCCCGGTGA
- a CDS encoding NADP-dependent oxidoreductase — MTVMTRTARAVQLSARPDGFPELSDFRLVEQPVSDPAPGQVLVRNLYMSVDPGMLMQIGAYPGIPMPSFAVGATMSGDAIGEVVASADPDVPEGALVLHRLGWREYAMAEASAIRVVDPGAYPSPSSYLGFGLVAYAGLTAVAGLRAGDTVFISSAAGATGGMAGQIARLLGAGRVVGSAGSARKVRHVIDELGFDAAFDYHDAPLAEQLRAVAPDGIDVYFDNVGGAQLRAAIEVMNVGGRIALCGALTRQRSGGLPAVFPFEPRCATGYAAVGPPRVAELNERITRLTELRDRLLDRMPWLAPDAPTAQRDEIPSTDQE; from the coding sequence ATGACTGTTATGACGCGAACCGCACGGGCTGTCCAGCTTTCCGCGCGACCGGACGGATTTCCGGAACTGTCCGACTTCCGACTGGTCGAGCAGCCGGTGTCCGATCCGGCGCCGGGGCAGGTGCTGGTACGGAATCTGTACATGTCGGTCGATCCCGGGATGCTCATGCAGATCGGCGCCTATCCGGGAATTCCCATGCCGTCGTTCGCTGTTGGCGCCACAATGTCCGGCGACGCGATCGGTGAGGTCGTCGCCTCCGCGGATCCGGATGTTCCGGAGGGCGCGCTGGTGCTGCATCGGCTCGGTTGGCGGGAGTACGCGATGGCCGAGGCGAGCGCGATACGGGTCGTGGATCCGGGTGCGTACCCATCGCCGTCCAGCTATCTCGGATTCGGGCTGGTCGCCTACGCGGGCCTGACGGCCGTGGCGGGTCTGCGTGCCGGCGATACCGTTTTCATTTCCAGCGCGGCGGGCGCCACCGGTGGCATGGCCGGCCAGATCGCGCGGCTGCTCGGCGCGGGTCGGGTCGTCGGTAGCGCTGGCTCGGCGCGAAAGGTACGCCATGTCATCGACGAACTCGGCTTCGACGCGGCCTTCGATTACCACGACGCGCCCCTGGCCGAGCAGTTGCGAGCAGTCGCGCCGGATGGCATCGACGTGTATTTCGACAATGTGGGTGGTGCTCAGTTGCGGGCGGCGATCGAGGTGATGAACGTGGGCGGACGCATCGCGCTCTGCGGTGCTCTCACTCGGCAGCGGTCCGGCGGTCTGCCCGCCGTATTTCCCTTCGAACCGCGCTGCGCCACCGGATACGCGGCCGTCGGACCGCCACGGGTTGCCGAGTTGAACGAGCGCATCACTCGGTTGACGGAACTGCGGGACCGGCTGCTCGACCGCATGCCCTGGCTCGCACCCGACGCCCCAACCGCTCAGCGCGACGAAATCCCGTCCACCGACCAGGAATAG
- a CDS encoding DMT family transporter, with protein sequence MVAMAHDNTAQRLRTGLLCAVVSASSFGLSGSLARGLMNAGWSSASVVAVRVLVAAAVLVPIALVQLRGDWDLLRRNASLITAYGLLAVAGTQLAYFNAVAHMQVGVALLIEYTAPVAVVGWLWLRHSQRPSAATVLGALLGMTGLVLVIDLRSGLAASGIGIAWALAAMIGAAAYFLLSAHGDGTLPGTVLAAGGLLLGGLALLAAGAIGIVPLRATTDPVVFQHLTVSWWLPVLALGTITAALAYVSGIAATRLLGSRLASFVALFEVLAALAFAWVLLGESPRPLQLLGGALILIGVITVRRGETTPALQTPESSRQLRLER encoded by the coding sequence ATGGTTGCGATGGCTCATGACAACACTGCGCAGCGGCTGCGGACCGGACTGCTCTGCGCGGTGGTGTCCGCGTCCTCGTTCGGGCTGTCGGGATCACTGGCTCGCGGCTTGATGAATGCGGGCTGGAGCTCCGCATCCGTGGTGGCGGTCCGTGTGCTGGTCGCCGCTGCGGTTCTGGTGCCGATTGCGTTGGTCCAATTGCGCGGTGACTGGGATCTGTTGCGCCGCAACGCATCGTTGATCACCGCGTACGGACTGCTCGCCGTGGCAGGCACCCAACTCGCCTACTTCAACGCCGTCGCCCATATGCAGGTCGGCGTGGCACTGCTCATCGAATACACCGCGCCGGTCGCCGTGGTGGGTTGGCTATGGCTGCGTCATAGCCAACGACCCAGCGCGGCAACGGTTCTCGGCGCACTACTCGGAATGACCGGCCTGGTCCTGGTCATCGACCTGCGCTCCGGCCTGGCCGCCAGCGGCATCGGCATCGCCTGGGCCCTCGCCGCCATGATCGGAGCCGCCGCCTACTTCCTGCTCTCCGCCCACGGCGACGGCACTCTGCCGGGCACCGTACTCGCCGCCGGAGGCCTCCTCCTCGGCGGACTCGCCCTCCTCGCAGCGGGCGCGATCGGCATCGTTCCGCTCCGTGCCACCACCGATCCCGTTGTCTTCCAACACCTCACCGTCTCCTGGTGGCTCCCCGTCCTCGCGCTCGGCACGATAACCGCCGCCCTCGCCTACGTCTCCGGCATCGCCGCCACCCGCCTCCTGGGCTCCCGCCTCGCCTCCTTCGTAGCCCTCTTCGAAGTCCTGGCCGCCCTGGCCTTCGCCTGGGTCCTCCTCGGCGAATCTCCCCGCCCGCTCCAACTCCTCGGCGGCGCCCTGATCCTCATAGGCGTAATCACCGTCCGCCGAGGCGAAACCACCCCCGCCCTGCAGACCCCCGAATCAAGCCGACAGCTTCGCCTGGAACGGTGA
- a CDS encoding CGNR zinc finger domain-containing protein, which produces MIFAHDTEAALVAAVELVNSAEEPDTLTEIGQLDEFFVKHVYTGVHSGDAAELAAVRALRTPLRRMLTSDRETTVRLINETLSKHRALPQLVRHGDVDYHIHAVPAQAPLPVRIAVETAMAMIDLVRSDELSRLSLCADEDCEGLVLDLSRNRSRRYCSTACGNRNAVAAYRARKK; this is translated from the coding sequence ATGATCTTTGCTCATGACACCGAGGCGGCGCTGGTTGCTGCGGTGGAGCTGGTGAATTCGGCGGAGGAGCCGGATACGTTGACCGAGATCGGCCAGCTCGACGAGTTTTTCGTCAAGCACGTCTACACCGGCGTGCACTCCGGCGACGCCGCCGAGCTCGCGGCCGTGCGCGCCCTGCGCACGCCGCTACGCCGAATGCTGACCAGCGATCGCGAGACAACGGTACGGCTGATCAACGAGACGCTGTCGAAGCATCGAGCCCTGCCGCAATTGGTCAGGCACGGCGATGTCGACTACCACATCCATGCGGTGCCCGCGCAGGCTCCGCTCCCCGTTCGCATCGCCGTCGAGACCGCTATGGCAATGATCGATCTGGTCCGCTCCGACGAGCTGAGTCGGCTATCCCTCTGCGCCGACGAGGACTGCGAGGGCCTGGTTCTCGACCTGTCCCGCAATAGATCGCGCCGCTACTGCAGCACGGCCTGCGGAAATCGCAACGCTGTCGCCGCCTACCGCGCCAGGAAGAAGTGA
- a CDS encoding lipase family protein, which translates to MRFLVLIVGTICALAGSPTVHAEPATSELAPTQQDSFYQAPASLSAFTPGAIVAARPVELAIPDLPADTRAWQISFRSNDSHDQPILGVTTLLVPTTPWPGPDPRPAVSVQFAEDAVSEQCAPSRTMQSGSGIGLQANETSVPVALLRRGWAVVVPDHEGPRSAFSAGYSGGHIVLDGIRAARQFEPGDLTAATPWGLTGYSGGAAISGWAAQLQPSYAPELPIVGAALGGIPSDLLLLSRFNGEGAASPLVIATLAGIDAEYPEVGIASLLNPQGTQVFSRIRQMCTEQSLTSLAFTSLRSLSAVPDLLGDPRVADVLARNTLGRFVPRVPIYSFHGVLDEIVPVSQADDMTRQWCAGGANVQIVRDGWLDHVLEGLVRQQDAAEYLADRFAGVPAPNGC; encoded by the coding sequence ATGCGGTTTCTGGTGCTCATCGTCGGGACCATCTGCGCACTCGCGGGCTCGCCAACCGTGCATGCGGAACCAGCGACATCCGAATTGGCTCCCACGCAACAGGACTCGTTCTACCAAGCGCCCGCGTCGCTGTCGGCATTCACACCCGGCGCAATCGTGGCAGCCAGGCCGGTAGAACTCGCCATTCCCGACTTACCGGCAGACACGCGGGCATGGCAGATCTCCTTCCGCAGCAACGACTCTCACGACCAGCCGATTCTGGGGGTCACCACCCTTCTCGTTCCCACAACGCCATGGCCGGGTCCGGATCCGAGGCCTGCGGTCTCGGTCCAGTTCGCCGAGGACGCGGTATCCGAGCAATGCGCGCCCTCACGCACTATGCAGAGTGGCTCCGGCATCGGTTTGCAAGCCAACGAAACCTCGGTTCCCGTCGCGTTGTTGCGCCGGGGCTGGGCGGTCGTGGTACCGGACCACGAGGGACCGAGGTCGGCATTCTCGGCGGGCTACTCCGGCGGACACATCGTGCTCGACGGCATTCGGGCGGCCCGGCAATTCGAGCCCGGAGATCTCACCGCGGCAACCCCCTGGGGACTGACCGGCTATTCCGGTGGTGCGGCCATCTCTGGGTGGGCGGCCCAGTTGCAGCCGTCCTATGCACCCGAACTCCCCATCGTCGGGGCAGCCCTGGGCGGCATCCCGTCGGACCTGTTGCTGCTCAGCCGATTCAACGGTGAGGGTGCGGCCAGTCCACTGGTGATCGCAACGCTGGCGGGTATCGATGCCGAGTATCCCGAGGTCGGTATCGCGTCTTTGCTCAATCCCCAAGGCACGCAGGTGTTCTCCCGGATTCGGCAGATGTGCACCGAACAATCGTTGACCAGTCTCGCCTTCACCAGCCTACGTAGCCTGTCGGCCGTGCCGGACCTCCTCGGTGATCCACGCGTCGCTGATGTCCTGGCGCGCAATACGCTCGGCCGATTCGTGCCACGCGTCCCGATCTACAGCTTTCACGGCGTTCTCGACGAAATCGTGCCGGTGAGTCAAGCCGACGATATGACGCGTCAGTGGTGCGCAGGCGGGGCAAACGTACAGATCGTCCGCGATGGTTGGCTCGACCATGTGTTGGAAGGCCTTGTCCGCCAACAGGATGCGGCTGAGTATCTGGCGGATCGGTTCGCAGGTGTTCCGGCACCGAACGGATGCTGA
- a CDS encoding ABC transporter permease encodes MTDQQLSIPVETTAPSVSAPGAATRRLVQAIGTGNLSLIGALAVVVAIFAWLNDGYLDPANLAGIGEAVTVFGLLAVVQTVVIICGALDISVGSQAGVASVISAMAFTATSDNAWLGILAAIGVGLVLGAINGLIIVYGRVNPVIATLATLAAFKGLAQLISGGKAQGFVLGDDVFIFIARGKILGLPVPVVILAVVAIGMHVLLKYTDIGRNIYAIGGNDTAARLSGININKYLIAVFVLAGAVAAIAGIILTARTGSGQPVSGSEGLELKAITAAALGGCALKGGKGTIGGTLLAVVLLGALDNGLNVVGVNTFWQNVAQGSLLVAAVVIQQRRSGERAVGLPT; translated from the coding sequence ATGACAGACCAACAACTTTCGATACCGGTGGAGACCACCGCGCCCTCGGTGTCGGCTCCCGGCGCGGCCACGCGTCGGCTGGTGCAAGCGATCGGCACCGGCAATCTCAGCCTCATCGGCGCACTCGCGGTGGTGGTCGCGATCTTCGCCTGGCTCAACGACGGCTATCTGGATCCGGCGAATCTGGCCGGAATCGGTGAAGCGGTAACGGTTTTCGGTCTGCTCGCCGTGGTCCAGACGGTCGTGATCATCTGTGGTGCGCTGGATATTTCGGTCGGCTCGCAGGCCGGTGTCGCCTCGGTGATCAGCGCGATGGCATTTACTGCGACCTCTGACAATGCCTGGTTGGGCATTCTGGCCGCGATCGGTGTCGGGCTGGTGCTCGGGGCGATCAACGGGTTGATCATCGTCTACGGACGCGTCAATCCGGTGATCGCGACACTGGCCACCCTGGCCGCATTCAAGGGCCTCGCGCAGTTGATATCTGGCGGTAAGGCACAGGGTTTCGTGCTCGGCGACGATGTATTCATCTTCATCGCTCGCGGCAAGATCCTGGGTCTGCCGGTGCCGGTGGTCATTCTCGCGGTGGTCGCGATCGGTATGCATGTGCTGCTGAAGTACACCGATATCGGCCGCAATATCTACGCCATCGGCGGAAACGACACGGCCGCAAGGCTTTCCGGCATCAATATCAACAAATACCTGATCGCGGTGTTTGTGCTCGCGGGCGCGGTAGCGGCGATCGCCGGGATCATCCTGACCGCGCGGACCGGCTCCGGGCAGCCGGTCTCGGGCAGTGAGGGGCTCGAGCTGAAGGCGATTACCGCGGCGGCGTTGGGTGGGTGTGCGCTAAAGGGTGGTAAGGGCACGATCGGCGGCACACTGCTGGCCGTCGTGCTGCTCGGTGCGCTGGACAACGGGCTGAACGTTGTTGGTGTGAATACGTTCTGGCAGAACGTTGCGCAAGGGTCGTTGCTGGTGGCGGCGGTTGTTATTCAGCAGCGGCGCAGCGGGGAACGTGCGGTCGGGTTGCCGACCTAG
- the dgoD gene encoding galactonate dehydratase: MKITALTTYLVAPRWCFLKIETDEGITGWGEPVLEGRAHTVAAAVDELADYLVGKDPMSIEAHWQVLTKGGFYRGGPILSSAVAGIDQALWDITGKALGVPVWQLLGGAVRDRVRVYSWIGGDRPDDVARAAVERKEQGFTAIKMNGSAELELIDTPRATRGIVDRVAAVREATGDDFDIAVDFHGRLSIPMARRVLPLLEPYLPFFVEEPLVPECSSQIGEITRATSIPIATGERLYSRWDFNAVLDQGIAVVQPDLSHAGGISEVRRIAALAEARDIALAPHCPLGPIALAASLQVGFATPNLLIQEQSLGIHYNTGSDLLDYLADPTVFAYRDGYVDLLQAPGLGIQIDEAAVTRAAEHGHRWRNPIWHRKDGSFAEW; encoded by the coding sequence GTGAAGATCACCGCACTCACCACCTACCTGGTCGCGCCGCGCTGGTGCTTCCTGAAGATCGAGACCGACGAGGGCATCACCGGCTGGGGTGAACCGGTACTCGAGGGCCGCGCCCACACCGTCGCGGCCGCGGTCGACGAACTGGCCGACTACCTCGTCGGCAAGGACCCGATGAGTATCGAAGCGCACTGGCAGGTGCTGACCAAGGGCGGTTTCTATCGGGGCGGACCGATCCTGTCGAGTGCGGTCGCGGGCATCGATCAGGCGCTGTGGGATATCACCGGAAAGGCGCTGGGCGTACCGGTTTGGCAGTTGCTCGGCGGTGCGGTGCGCGATCGTGTCCGGGTATACAGCTGGATCGGTGGCGATCGTCCCGACGATGTCGCGCGCGCGGCGGTAGAACGAAAAGAACAGGGCTTCACCGCGATCAAGATGAACGGCTCCGCCGAATTGGAGCTGATCGATACGCCGCGCGCGACCCGAGGCATCGTCGATCGCGTCGCGGCGGTGCGCGAGGCAACCGGCGACGATTTCGATATCGCCGTCGATTTCCATGGCCGCCTGTCCATTCCGATGGCGCGACGGGTGCTGCCGCTACTCGAACCGTATCTGCCGTTCTTCGTCGAGGAACCGCTCGTTCCGGAGTGCAGCAGCCAGATCGGCGAGATCACCCGCGCGACAAGCATCCCCATCGCCACCGGTGAACGGCTCTATTCGCGTTGGGATTTCAATGCGGTGCTCGATCAGGGCATCGCCGTCGTCCAGCCCGATCTCTCGCACGCGGGTGGCATCTCCGAGGTCCGCCGCATCGCCGCCCTCGCCGAGGCTCGCGATATCGCTCTGGCCCCACACTGCCCCCTCGGCCCCATCGCCCTCGCCGCCAGCCTCCAGGTCGGCTTCGCCACCCCCAACCTGCTCATTCAGGAGCAGAGCCTCGGCATCCACTACAACACCGGCTCGGATTTGCTCGACTACCTAGCCGACCCGACGGTCTTCGCTTACCGCGACGGCTATGTCGACCTGCTCCAGGCCCCCGGCCTCGGCATCCAGATCGACGAAGCCGCGGTGACTCGCGCCGCCGAACACGGGCATCGCTGGCGAAATCCGATCTGGCACCGAAAGGACGGTTCCTTCGCCGAGTGGTGA